A region of Vicugna pacos chromosome 7, VicPac4, whole genome shotgun sequence DNA encodes the following proteins:
- the GNG11 gene encoding guanine nucleotide-binding protein G(I)/G(S)/G(O) subunit gamma-11 — protein sequence MPALHIEDLPEKEKLKMEVEQLRKEVKLQRQQVSKCSEEIKNYIEERSGEDPLVKGIPEDKNPFKEKGSCIIS from the exons ATGCCGGCCCTTCACATCGAAGATTTgccagaaaaggaaaagctgaagATGGAAGTTGAGCAACTTCGCAAAGAAGTCAAGTTGCAGAGACAACAA GTGTCTAAATGttctgaagaaataaagaacTATATTGAAGAACGTTCTGGAGAGGATCCTCTGGTGAAAGGAATTCCAGAAGACAAGAATCCCTTCAAAGAAAAAGGCAGCTGCATTATTTCGTAA